The following are encoded in a window of Perca fluviatilis chromosome 21, GENO_Pfluv_1.0, whole genome shotgun sequence genomic DNA:
- the mki67 gene encoding proliferation marker protein Ki-67 isoform X3: protein MPLHGKIVVIKRSGGDGTEFPLISTCLIGRRPDCDIRIQLPQVSKEHCRIDLNENKEVILTNLSSVNPTCVNGEALQQSERLKHGDVITVIDRSFRFEYPPPPTPKKRSSKGGKTETLKVLQDQQVGAAVATETGEKRISEVTTDPHLKDGTNHDNIQRPLEKTVEVETKEDDGLLQSKTASPFNDLYQMIKKSLDVKTPRKSSASVLQTPTSRFCTPKPGSVRKNDGKPVLSTEDKSTPKKDEAKVSPVADETKGEAENVSNGTPKSVKKQRRSSQVPSTELARPEVGEAENAAGSEATSPQKRSRTPPQRFSACEVEPKSPVRRRSKEAEPAATEEQEEQAVTPTKTDGLRRSSPRNSGKEASKKRKYGEVAADSPTPQMKRKRVSFGGYLCPELFDKRLPPDSPLCKGATPRRSLCVSKPKQSLLRRASAIGLRQEFEEEHPGSPNVRSPAKMRTPSPKSSKKSPKARTPSPKAASPAKKSPKSKSASPAGVQTPLIQGRFSVSHISTPSPVAEDAVTDQVPLVTVTPKVPLRRKSLSRETPSTAKSAVKVMRRRSGISRASLKVKNSWADIVRFGPTKLQVAVPAKKTVTKKAAKKTVSKPQTPARKPKDHVSTGHADSPVTIVVGRAHKQKVLHPTGAAPRLVTNIALLKKNMKMDEDLSGISEMLKTPLNERKGRSVIGENDATKTPVGGLATSVVEPSVLNTPEEPGEMMVSPLSVSSTVKDRRYNTEAVQRLLNDDQESSIVSDGSASEIHCDDFSEQQCADLKTTSVTTPKQKPELPECLTGVKRIMKTPRQKAEPVEDIRGKILKTPKQKPEQQECLTGVKRMMTTPRQEAEPVEDIREELLTTPKQKPELPECLTGVKRIMKTPRQKAEPVEDIRGKILKTPKQKPEQQECLTGVKRMMTTPRQEAEPVEDIGEELLTTPKRKPEQQQCLSGVKRICKTPQQEAEPLEDVQGKLLQAPKALEAGDASLGGVEQTVETPAHMQESEDLSEMTDMKTPNVKSSPLVPPREKAKPVEENFGIKRLVKPEEDFGGLQELMEEPLAEPTGQLETNEVEDQTAPDCDEDVAKADANEVVVDDHMEEVPSGHNDNESSDAVETISQAAVDENISVEQPTVDAADENISEQPTVGAADENISEEQPTVDEKISEEQPTVDAVDENISEEQPTVDADISEEKPTVAAADEILPVEQPTVDEKMSEQPTVEAIDENISGEQPTVDAAGENISGEQPTVDAADKILPGEQPTVDENISGEQPTVDAIDENISGEQPTVDAIDENISVETATGKVTEMDTTATEAEHEKKSVRGRRAKTAEDKREAAEQSEDPVVPAPVRGRRGKKTEAAAPPAVKQTTRGRNAKSQEDRDVELPMEKSASLPPKVAIKPRRGRNAKTASDDQLEMVQEVAPEIEQNPPIDVDQEAHDSAAPLEKAVLKPKRGRKTKQPEQPVPEQEDAPSTHSDGVPQADMANADANEVCSDQLELVLSGSDENQEQPTVETATGKVIELDTTATKAEHEKKSVRGRRAKTAEDKREAAEQSEDPVVPAPVRGRRGKKTEAAAPPAVKQTTRGRNAKSQEDRDVELPMEKSASLPPKVALKPRRGRNAKMASDDQPEMGPEKAVETTPATEISTEAVSDHTPMKENESAPPAEEAVLKPVRGRKTKLTPVEPPQPEKNEVVINEPLTVDAQPQKSIPALGKARRGRQTKPDAVERNEVMEDTVVAVETKQQSQPPVRAKRGRNAKQEEEQLESTSVETATSQEPAKKLRRTRKAEQDVEPREVQAVEMVIPEKTEAPLVAEPVMMDEQTAVAAKPRRGGRKAKQDPELETPVESTEVPAVSATDKLKRGRRGKQVTEEGGVPAVVPEEQPDHELEAEEKNITEPNAPVLKPSRARGAKTSVKKEVSQAVPAKRARRGAALALDESSAESTAPAPTSVEPAKKGRRAAAKPTADDATVTGEQPNPTEDSSDAVVEDAKMSKRCVRWKADLEVFDVSRVTPVKAVRGRKPKLAVQVDAESKTVSEDAEETEEKDLSDRVVEAQPVKRARRGAKVADVTTAEGESTRKVKSVEVETQPKTRRGRIAKK from the exons ATGCCATTGCATGGGAAAATAGTCGTGATTAAGAGGAGTGGAGGAGATGGGACTGAGTTTCCTCTTATTTCAACATGCCTAATTGGAAG GAGGCCTGACTGCGATATTCGTATTCAGCTTCCTCAAGTCTCCAAGGAGCATTGCAGAATTGACTTGAATGAAAATAAAGAG GTCATTTTGACAAATTTGAGCTCAGTGAATCCAACTTGTGTGAATGGAGAGGCTTTGCAGCAGTCTGAGCGTTTGAAGCATGGAGATGTGATAACTGTTATTGACCGTTCTTTTAG GTTTGAGTACCCTCCACCACCCACACCAAAGAAGAGGTCTTCCAAAGGAGGCAAAACTGAAACCCTCAAA GTTCTTCAAGATCAGCAAGTGGGGGCCGCTGTCGCCACCGAAACAGGAGAAAAACGGATCTCTGAAGTTACCACCG ACCCTCATCTGAAAGATGGAACTAACCATGACAACATCCAGCGACCTCTGGAAAAAACTGTGGAGGTGGAGACCAAGGAGGATGATGGCCTGCTGCAAAGCAAGACCGCCTCCCCCTTCAACGATCTGTATCAAATGATCAAAAAATCTCTGGATGTCAAGACTCCTCGGAAATCTTCTGCCAGCGTGCTTCAAACGCCTACCTCAAGGTTTTGCACTCCAAAACCTGGTTCAGTGAGGAAAAATGATGGGAAACCTGTCCTTTCAACCGAAGACAAAAGCACTCCAAAGAAGGATGAAGCTAAAGTCTCTCCTGTAGCTGACGAAACTAAGGGGGAGGCTGAAAATGTAAGTAACGGGACCCCCAAGTCTGTTAAGAAGCAGAGGAGGTCCTCCCAGGTTCCTTCTACTGAGCTGGCCAGACCTGAAGTTGGAGAAGCTGAAAATGCTGCCGGCTCTGAAGCAACTTCACCCCAGAAGAGAAGCCGTACACCCCCCCAGAGGTTCAGTGCGTGTGAGGTTGAGCCCAAATCACCCGTGAGGAGGAGAAGCAAGGAGGCAGAGCCTGCCGCGACCGAGGAACAAGAAGAACAAGCAGTGACTCCTACCAAAACGGATGGTCTTAGAAGGTCATCACCAAGGAACTCTGGGAAAG AGGCGTCCAAAAAACGTAAATATGGAGAGGTGGCGGCCGACTCGCCCACACCACAAATGAAAAGGAAACGGGTTTCCTTTGGAGGTTACCTGTGTCCTGAGTTGTTTGACAAACGTCTGCCTCCTGACTCTCCATTATGCAAGGGGGCCACTCCGCGGAGAAGCTTGTGTGTCTCTAAACCCAAGCAGTCACTCCTCAGACGAGCATCAGCCATTGGTTTGCGACAG GAGTTTGAAGAAGAGCATCCAGGTAGCCCTAATGTGCGCAGTCCTGCAAAAATGAGGACTCCATCACCTAAATCATCAAAGAAGTCTCCAAAGGCCAGGACCCCCTCTCCCAAAGCTGCGTCTCCTGCAAAGAAGTCGCCAAAATCCAAGAGTGCATCTCCTGCAGGAGTCCAGACCCCCTTAATACAAGGGCGCTTCTCTGTGTCACACATCAGCACACCATCTCCAGTTGCAGAAGATGCCGTAACTGATCAGGTGCCTTTAGTCACTGTAACTCCTAAAGTACCCCTGAGGAGGAAGAGCCTGTCCCGGGAGACTCCAAGTACGGCAAAGAGTGCTGTAAAAGTAATGCGCAGAAGAAGTGGCATTTCACGGGCATCTCTGAAAG TCAAAAATTCCTGGGCAGACATTGTGAGATTTGGGCCAACTAAGCTTCAAGTTGCTGTTCCAGCTAAAAAAACAGTCACCAAAAAGGCAGCAAAGAAGACTGTGTCCAAACCACAG ACTCCTGCAAGAAAACCCAAAGACCATGTCAGCACTGGACATGCAGACTCACCAGTTACCATTGTTGTGGGCAGAGCTCACAAACAAAAGGTTTTACATCCAACTGGTGCTGCGCCAAGACTGGTCACCAACATTGCACTCCTGAAAAAGAACATGAAAATGGATGAGGACTTGAGTG gaaTTTCGGAAATGTTAAAAACCCCTTTAAATGAAAGGAAGGGGAGATCAGTAATTGGTGAGAACGATGCCACAAAGACACCAGTGGGAGGTCTAGCCACATCCGTGGTAGAACCATCAGTGCTGAACACACCGGAGGAGCcag GTGAAATGATGGTGTCTCCACTGAGTGTTTCGTCTACCGTAAAAGACCGAAGATACAACACTGAGGCAGTCCAACGCCTCCTTAATGATGACCAAGAATCTAGCATCGTCAGTGACGGCTCTGCCTCTGAGATTCACTGTGACGATTTTAGCGAACAGCAGTGTGCAGATTTGAAGACGACCTCTGTAACAACTCCCAAACAGAAGCCAGAATTGCCAGAGTGTCTCACCGGAGTCAAGAGGATCATGAAGACGCCAAGACAGAAAGCCGAGCCTGTCGAGGACATCAGAGGGAAGATTTTGAAGACCCCTAAGCAGAAACCCGAGCAACAAGAGTGCCTCACCGGAGTCAAGAGGATGATGACTACTCCGAGACAGGAGGCTGAGCCTGTAGAGGACATCAGAGAAGAACTTCTGACAACTCCCAAACAGAAGCCAGAATTGCCAGAGTGTCTCACCGGAGTCAAGAGGATCATGAAGACGCCAAGACAGAAAGCCGAGCCCGTCGAGGACATCAGAGGGAAGATTTTGAAGACCCCTAAGCAGAAACCCGAGCAACAAGAGTGCCTCACCGGAGTCAAGAGGATGATGACTACTCCGAGACAGGAGGCTGAGCCTGTAGAGGACATCGGAGAGGAACTTCTGACAACTCCCAAACGGAAGCCTGAACAACAACAGTGCCTCAGCGGAGTTAAGAGGATTTGTAAGACCCCACAACAGGAGGCTGAACCTCTTGAAGATGTTCAAGGAAAACTTCTGCAAGCTCCCAAAGCTCTAGAGGCTGGTGATGCGAGTTTGGGTGGTGTTGAGCAAACTGTGGAGACGCCAGCACACATGCAAGAATCTGAAGACCTATCTGAAATGACAGACATGAAAACTCCAAACGTAAAAAGCTCCCCATTGGTACCTCCCAGAGAAAAGGCCAAACCTGTTGAGGAGAACTTTGGTATCAAGAGGCTTGTGAAACCAGAGGAAGACTTTGGGGGACTTCAGGAGCTCATGGAGGAGCCGCTGGCTGAACCCACAGGACAACTGGAGACAAATGAG gtTGAGGATCAAACCGCTCCAGATTGTGATGAAGATGTAGCAAAAG CAGATGCAAATGAAGTTGTCGTTGATGACCACATGGAGGAGGTGCCAAGTGGACACAATGATAATGAATCATCAGATGCCGTGGAAACGATCTCTCAAGCAGCTGTAGATGAGAATATATCTGTGGAACAACCCACAGTGGACGCAGCAGATGAGAATATATCAGAACAACCCACAGTGGGTGCAGCAGATGAGAATATATCTGAAGAACAACCCACAGTAGATGAGAAAATATCTGAAGAACAACCCACAGTAGACGCAGTAGATGAGAATATATCTGAAGAACAACCCACAGTAGATGCAGATATATCTGAAGAAAAACCCACAGTGGCTGCAGCAGATGAGATCTTACCTGTAGAACAACCCACAGTAGATGAGAAAATGTCTGAACAACCCACAGTGGAAGCAATAGATGAGAATATATCTGGAGAACAACCCACAGTAGATGCAGCAGGTGAGAATATATCTGGAGAACAACCCACAGTGGATGCAGCAGACAAGATCTTACCTGGAGAACAACCCACAGTAGATGAGAATATATCTGGAGAACAACCCACAGTGGATGCAATAGATGAGAATATATCTGGAGAACAACCCACAGTGGACGCAATAGATGAGAATATATCTGTGGAGACTGCTACTGGCAAAGTCACAGAAATGGACACAACTGCCACCGAAGCTGAGCATGAGAAGAAATCCGTTCGAGGCAGAAGGGCAAAAACAGCTGAGGATAAACGAGAGGCAGCAGAACAGTCTGAAGATCCTGTCGTCCCTGCTCCAGtcagaggaaggagagggaagAAAACTGAAGCTGCAGCACCACCTGCTGTGAAACAAACAACAAGAGGCAGAAATGCAAAGTCCCAAGAAGACAGGGATGTTGAGCTCCCAATGGAGAAAAGTGCATCCCTGCCTCCCAAAGTTGCCATTAAGCCTAGAAGAGGAAGAAATGCCAAAACCGCTTCTGATGATCAACTGGAGATGGTCCAAGAGGTTGCCCCTGAAATTGAACAGAATCCACCTATTGATGTTGACCAAGAAGCACATGACAGTGCAGCACCCCTGGAGAAGGCTGTGTTGAAGCCCAAGCGAGGGAGAAAAACTAAACAGCCTGAACAACCAGTGCCAGAGCAGGAAGATGCGCCTAGTACTCACAGTGACGGTGTTCCCCAAGCCGACATGGCTAATG CAGATGCAAATGAGGTCTGCAGTGACCAGCTGGAGCTGGTGCTCAGTGGAAGTGATGAAAATCAAGAACAACCCACAGTGGAGACTGCTACTGGCAAAGTCATCGAATTAGACACAACTGCCACCAAAGCTGAGCATGAGAAGAAATCAGTTCGAGGCAGAAGGGCAAAAACGGCTGAGGATAAACGAGAGGCAGCAGAACAGTCTGAAGATCCTGTCGTCCCTGCTCCAGtcagaggaaggagagggaagAAAACTGAAGCTGCAGCACCACCTGCTGTGAAACAAACAACAAGAGGCAGAAATGCAAAGTCCCAAGAAGACAGGGATGTTGAGCTCCCAATGGAGAAAAGTGCGTCCCTGCCTCCCAAAGTTGCCCTTAAGCCTAGAAGAGGAAGAAATGCCAAAATGGCTTCCGATGATCAACCTGAGATGGGACCAGAGAAAGCTGTGGAAACAACACCGGCAACTGAGATTTCCACTGAAGCTGTGAGTGACCACACTCCAATGAAAGAAAATGAGTCTGCCCCCCCTGCAGAGGAAGCTGTCCTGAAGCCCGTTAGAGGGagaaaaactaaactaactCCTGTTGAGCCACCTCAGCCAGAGAAAAACGAAGTTGTGATTAATGAGCCTCTTACAGTCGATGCACAACCTCAAAAGTCCATTCCTGCTCTTGGAAAAGccaggagagggagacagacgaAGCCTGATGCTGTTGAACGGAATGAGGTGATGGAAGACACGGTTGTTGCTGTGGAGACCAAGCAGCAGTCTCAGCCTCCAGTCAGGGCTAAGAGGGGAAGAAATGCTAAACAGGAAGAAGAGCAGCTAGAGTCGACTTCCGTGGAGACTGCCACATCCCAGGAGCCAGCTAAAAAACTGAGGAGAACCAGGAAGGCAGAGCAAGACGTAGAACCGAGAGAAGTCCAAGCCGTTGAAATGGTTATTCCAGAGAAGACTGAAGCGCCACTTGTCGCCGAACCGGTGATGATGGATGAACAGACTGCAGTGGCTGCAAAACCCAGGAGAGGAGGGCGGAAAGCAAAACAAGACCCCGAGCTCGAAACCCCTGTGGAGTCCACCGAGGTCCCTGCTGTCAGCGCCACAGACAAACTCAAAAGGGGTAGGAGAGGGAAACAAGTCACTGAAGAGGGTGGAGTCCCCGCTGTCGTACCAGAGGAACAACCTGACCACGAGCTGGAGGCCGAAGAGAAGAATATTACTGAGCCAAACGCTCCAGTTCTCAAACCAAGCCGGGCAAGGGGGGCGAAAACTTCTGTAAAAAAGGAGGTTTCACAAGCCGTTCCAGCCAAGAGAGCCCGTCGAGGCGCAGCTCTTGCCCTTGATGAGTCCAGTGCCGAATCCACAGCGCCTGCGCCAACTTCAGTAGAGCCCGCCAAAAAAGGGAGACGGGCAGCAGCAAAGCCCACAGCAGATGATGCCACAGTGACCGGAGAGCAGCCTAATCCCACTGAAGATTCAAGCGATGCGGTCGTGGAAGAcgccaaaatgtccaaaagatGCGTGAGGTGGAAAGCAGATTTGGAAGTCTTTGACGTTTCAAGAGTAACCCCTGTGAAGGCAGTCCGAGGTAGGAAACCGAAACTTGCAGTCCAAGTCGACGCTGAAAGCAAAACCGTGTCAGAGGATGCTGAGGAAACTGAAGAGAAGGATCTCTCAGACCGAGTTGTTGAAGCTCAGCCCGTCAAGAGAGCCAGGCGAGGGGCGAAGGTCGCGGATGTAACCACCGCTGAAGGGGAGTCCACACGCAAGGTGAAAAGTGTTGAGGTGGAGACACAGCCAAAAACCCGAAGAGGAAGAATCGCTAAGAAATAA